The sequence below is a genomic window from Cicer arietinum cultivar CDC Frontier isolate Library 1 chromosome 6, Cicar.CDCFrontier_v2.0, whole genome shotgun sequence.
gacccgacattgcctatgtcgtgggattattgtgcaggtttactagtagacctagtatggagcattggcacgctatggaaagagtcatgagatacctgaaaaggaccatgagtctcggattaTATTATCGAAGATTTCCTActatccttgaaggatacaatgatgcTAATTGGAACatcttatcagatgactccaaagcaatcgatgactatattttaatatagtgaATGGtattgtatcttggaaatcgaagaaacagacaatattggctcagtccaccatggagtctgaaatgatagcactagctaatgctagtgaagaagcaagctgattgagatgcttgctagcagaAATTCCTTTGTGGGATAAGCCGTTACcagctgtgttgatccactgggatagtaccgcggctattgcaaaaattgagaaccgTTATTATaacggtaagagacgacaaatacgtcgtaagcacaacacagttagagaattactttcgaaaggagctgttattgtggatcatgtacgcactgatgaaaatttagctgatcctttgacgaaaggattagctagagagaaagtccaaaatacatccaaaaggatgggactaatgcctatagataaatgagtcacttatgatggtaacccgacctaaaagactggagatcccaagaattaggttcaatgggtaataacaagtcatagtgatatgagatgaacatgctatgtttaaaatgagaagcatgattcctgaagcgaaaaaggatgagataatagaaactcttaatgagatataTACTCTATATGGAGTGGGGTACCTAGTggctacaggagtactcttgatagactcacctacgtgaatgtggaagtgggggccgcttcctatggaatttcgaggcagaattcctagagcgttcactaaactgggatacacgtgcatgaCCCTAAATGCACAGGCTTTTGACAATATacctaatgaaaaggttgtgtgtgggtttgatgtcagagatagagttcaaaactacggttactcttgttgaatctgaatcctactcactatgcaaaggttcaagtcgaaagacacctgtgttgaagtcccacattggaaagaaatatttttttgtaaatttaattggaaagaaacttgttgtttaaaattcaagtcccacattggtaagaatattttttgaaatcccactttgaaaaactatcatgttttgtgtagttttaattctatacatactaaagtcccacattgtttagaaaacatatgtgactttgcttccatcactatataatgagcttcaagctattgtgaaaaacacaccaaagttggatgcttttcccaactttctcttttctccctcttatattctgctcgcctaattttcgagccacttctcccctttctttctgtcccttcggtttttaaagcggttattatgccgcagtcccttcggttttaaagcggttattatgccgtagtcccttcggttttagagcggttcggttttagagcggttattatgccgtagtcccttcggttttaaagcggttgttatgccgtaattctttcggtttttttgagcggttgttatgccgtagttcttttgtttttagagcggttgctatgccgtaatcactttgtttttagagcggttattatgccgtagtccattcgtttttgtctttttgagcggttattatgccgtagttatgaatggtcatagtaccatattgagagtgactttaattgtcatattgagagtggcttaaactgctatattgatggtgtaattctagaacggttttctacagtgcagtagaactccgatacagtgaatctgtgCTGTTTTATcatggggacttcgtggttgatagtctgccttgcacaatttgggcagtgccgcgaaacgtcttaaagagagcgacctagtccgcgactcaacccagtaatatcttcggtggcataaattgtgaattttaaatagtttttgaaattcaaaatccaacatttttttttataattctttttaaaatgtatGTTAAACGTGACCTCTGAGTATTGCAGTTATTAGGTGGCATTCCTTTATGGGTTGGAAATTTTCTCATTCTTATAATCGATCATCATCCattatttatcttttcaatGCAGGTATTATTGCCATTAAGAAGTAAGAAGAAATAAATATGAATGGATATATGGAACACGATAAAGTCAATGACGCATATAAACCAATcgtaagaaaaatatataggaTCCCCGATCAAttatatgtctttttttttctaaatcaatCATGTCTTCGACCATTAAAAAGATATGGTACAATAACAAATTCTATTATAAGTGAGTAATAAGGTGGTTTGAAAGAGTCAGGTGacaaataagttataagtttaatttttttcttaactattaattttgacTATTAATAAATACACTTGATGATATAATTTGATCATTATGCCAACATCATTAATAACAAAGTAATTGCAGTATTTTCTTTTAGTATACAATACTTAAAGTTATAGagtataaaattatgtttaagtATGATGGTGCCAACTCGCAAGCGACTTCACCTCTTACACCTCCAACCGTCATCGTTTGTAATTCAACAAATGGATAAGCCAAGTTCAAAGGACAAGTGTCCCCTGTTGTGCTGTTAGACTTTTAGCTCCATTCATTTTAAGAGCGTTTGTCCACTTACAAgaaaattattcttcgacattCAAACTACAATAGATATGtcaatatatatatctataactTGTGATATTTAGACATGTCATCAAATTAGTAAAGCAAATATTGTTGTTCATGTTTACGGCGAGGCTGCCACGTCAGTCTTGGAACTTTATGCCACATATCTATATCTACCAATCTGAGCTAGGAAATGAGGCGCATCAAAAGAGGTAAAAATGAATCTTGTTGTTAGATATGCAAAGAGATTGTAAAAGATATATTCCAAAGCAGTACGGCTCTGCCCCCATTCCCTTTCTAATAATATATACGATTACTTTGATTCCTTGTTGAGCTGGCATTTTAAGTGTGAACCACCGTgtcaaaaagttatttattttttcattcacCTAAGTGTGTTGAACTTGAACTTATCTTTAGAGCTGCAATTTCTACATCAATTAAGTTGAGAAGTGGCacatttctctttcttttgactTATTACATATGTGAGCAATAACCGTGCTTATCCACATTTGGAGCCGTCTCTAAACACATTTTAGTGCAAAGTGCAAACGAGTCATGTTAGTTATCATTGATTTTATATTTCGTCATAAAGAGTAAACTTGCTTAGTTTCTTCCAAGTAAAAAGGGACCGAAAAAGGGGACAGATAACAAAATATAGTGAATGGCCTACAATACACTAAAAAAGAGAACAATactgaatatatatataataaaagagGGTGCCTCGTGTCATGACACACATCATCGTTTTTTCTACCAAAAGAAGAcagataaaattaaaagatgtGTTCCATTTTTGGATATATACATTCTGGCCTTCGGCGAGTGGCTTTGGCATTTCAAATCAGAGTCATCCACCTCCAGCGGTGTCTTTAACATTATACTTTAGgtgtataaatttaaaattattgtcataaaattttaaaataattatttatctttttcttcttattagTTTATCATCTCATTCTTATAATTATCTCTTTACAATAAATAACAGATGAATAATgttaatacaataattattaatattacattGAACTTCAAAATTAACAAAGAGAAATAACAATgactatttaaatataaattactatCACTAATCCCTTGCAAGTTCAGATTAATCAATAGCATAGGTATGATGTTACTTGAAAAGAGAAACTACTCTGCATAAAAGTGGAGGTTGGGTTGGGTTAAGGAGGAATATAAAGGTTAGGGTGgcatacattaattaattatctaaaatgaCTAGTACATGAATTAATAAAGGAAAATTTAGGTCAACTAATCTTCCTTCAGTTTATTGATTCATCTCTCCAAAATCTTGCTGGTAGACCATGCGTTGGGATTGGGAATGGGCTATATTCAACTCCGTTTTCATATCCTACTACCTCCCACCTGCCAACCGAATCACCGCTTTCATCAATGATCATCACAGTGCTGttgtaattaaaaattgaaatatcaaaatgaagtcaaaattaaAGTTCACCTAAATTTGGTTACAAGATGGTGAATTAAAATCAACATGTTCAATTTGGCAAGCTCATTTCCTGGACAAGAGTGCACTCCATTGCCAAATGGCATAAAAGTATTGGGCTTTGGAGCAACCTACAACAATCCAAAATCGAAATATTGAGAAGCATACATAAATAGAGAGAGATTcagttattttaatattaatttgactAAGTGGTGAAGAAAGCTGTTAATGTCACAACAAGCATAGTAATAGCATACCTCAAACCTTGATGGGTCAAAATTGTGTGGAGCAGGGTAGAATTCTGGATTATGATGGATGTTTCTGAACAGTGGCATCACTTTCCAACCCTTTGGTATTAAATATCCTTAACAGTTGCAATAtgaaacatcattttataaattaatcaatCATATTATGATAAAATCTTTTGAAAACCAAACTCTCCAAGGTAAAACAAATTCTTACCCTTGTATACTACATCAACCACAGCTTCCCTAAAAGTAAATGAGATTATGCTTGCCATCCTCAGGCTTTCCAATATTACCTACAATACTAGTTCTTCATGAGAAATATATTCATGAAGTTTCTTTCAACATATGTAAACTTTAAATTGTTAACAACATAACATACCCTATGAGTAATAGGCATATTTCTGGTTTGACCCCAACTCAATGGAATCTTCCCTCCTTCATTAGCTTCATATATTGCCATTTGCTCTGTCTGCAATACACTTTAATCAGTTCattcattataaaaaaactatCTCTAAAGGACCGTTTTCATTTTATAATGTATAACTaactattttttcatttgtactgtctaattaataatatataaattactttCAACAGTATGTGAATATACTAGTActtaataaagatattttaataaaaataatatttttttttcttttatttatataacttttttaatatttgtgaaATTATCAATTGGATCACAAATTATGTGAGGGAAGGAGTATTGATTTTCAACAATTATTGCCTACAATGATTTGAAAATCTCTTTTGGGAGACGttgacaatttaattaaaaggaCCAATAAGAACTCTTACTTTTATTGCTTCAAGAAGTTTCTGGTCATCATGAAGAAACTTGAGAATCCAAGTCAGAACACTTGCAGTAGTATCTTGAGCTGCAAATAGTACTCCAATTACATTATCAGCGATTTCCTCATCTGTTAGCGTTTGTCCTTTTTCATCCTTATACTTTAGCAACTGGCCTAATAGATTCTTCTCAATTAACCTCTGCTCCTTTTTCTTGCAAATTATCTCACTTATTATCTCTTGGATTCTCTGTCTTGCCTTCAGatcatttcataaataaaaaatcataagacAGAGAAGATGCAGAGAATCATATAGTATATGTCATGAATATTCAACAATAATTtctcatattatttattataaattgtaaTTGCAGTTACGttgatattttagatatttgtagACATATATAGTCCataaacaattataattatagttattaaaATCTCTATAACTATTACATCGTGGCCGCAGTTGCAATTGCGCACAAAAATTTAGAGTTACCGAAATCTGAAACCATATAAATCAAATGTTGCAATATAGCTTACCAAAAGTGCTTTGGAGTATGCAGTTCCTGGTATCCTATTTGGGAAAGAATTGTAACCTTTCTCTACTATGCAGTAATTATCCTTAAGCTGTTCTCTATAATTGCCTTCCAAGTTACCAAAGACAGAGAGGATGCCAATATTGAAAGAAAACTGCCAAAAATCAACCATACCATAGCCATTAGTTGGAATCAAACAATAATGAAGGTGAAGGACCCAGTGACAattcattaataaattaatgagaTTGACCGATGAATACAAAATTCAACACTATGCAATAAAAGTGTCTAATAAGATAAATCAAAGGGTTTTTCTACTTAGTTCGTCTATTTAACTAGGGTgactaatattatatttaatacgGTCGATCGTAGATTGTTAGATTAAGATAGACATTATGAAATATGATGTACCGTAAAGTCAGATGTAGAGGATCTAGAATTGCATATCTTGTATAGAGCAGTGGAatatttacatttatatattattttgaactTTCAAATAACATATATTATCACCTTGATATAAGACTTAAAAAAAACGAACCTTTTTCATTTCATGGAAAGAGTTGATGACATGTCCAATAGAGGCCCATGATTCCAAGGAGGAAATGACATGGGATTGAATAAGAGGGATCAACTTCTTGATAGATTCAGGGGAAAGAGATGTTTGAACAAGTTTCCTAATGCGAGAGTGGTAATCTCCTTGATGAAAGAATAATGCAGAAGAACCAATAAGCTTCTCTTTGCTTTTGGGATATGTAGGCTTAAACAACTGAGAATGAGTCACCAACACAAATCTTGCAGCCTCTGGACTTGCTAACATCACGCATGGGCACCCAAGTatatgtgttttaaatatttctccatatctaattaataacatttgtacaattaatattttagttagtCAGCACATCCAccgataaattaaattaagtttatccACTCTctcgaaaataaaataaaaaataaataaaaaaattaatagtttgatttatctatatatacatctactttttaaatgtttttttatttatttatattgtataaTTAAGGACCAAATGACTAAGAGAGgatcaatgaaataaaacacattaattAAGAACCTTTTTTGTTTAGAAGCAAAGAAGATGTTTGGGTGTTGGGAATAGAGTTGAAGAGTTTCTCCTATATAAGGCCAGCCCATTGAACCTGGAGGAAGCTTAGGCTTGGGTGTGGGTCTGTGTTTCTTAATGAATGAATACAAAAGCAAAGTTGAGAGAAAGAGGAAGATATAAACTAAAATTGCAATAATCTCCATAACACCTTTCTACTCACTCTTTATGAATTCAAGGTAGTACAAGAAATATTGATGAAACGTGATTATGATGGATGTAATTAATGTAATATGCTTTTGAGTTCAAGTCAATGAATGATATGATCTGAGCTTGTTGGTTTATATAGGCAAAGAGCTAGCATGgatggaaataattttttatttaacaaaatcaaatttgaaCAGGTATTCTCTATTCATGATTATTTTGAAgtcaatattatattatatccaactaataattaactaattgagTAGCATTATAGCTTCTACTGTATATTCAATTGAATGAGGTTCACAATTTTCTTCAACCATTCTTGTGTACCTTAATGCTTTGAATCACATTTTAAGGTGGCATATATGCGAAATGAATTGCAACATAGTGCTGTGCTACAATAGTTAactgtttgaaaaaaaaattaaatattactatGAAAAAGAATAATGAAATGCAAGAAATTTTATACGTggcatattttatttgatttgactATTTAACCTACTACATTAATTTATAGTtagtttttaacttaaaattataacatttgtgatttgttgatgaaaaagtgtaatatataaatcaaactATAGAGTATTGTTGTGATGAAAAAGACAAGTGAATGACGAAAGGTGATTTTTGACGAATAATCTGGTCGGCACCAGTAGAGTGTTCTAATTTCTATGCCCTTCCTCCCCCATCAAAAGGAAATCTCACGAGGATGACATGCggtgattatttatttatttatttatatatgtcagAAATAtgtatgaaaatattttctaatggTATATTTTTCTTGTTACAAATGGTATATATGTTACTATCTCATCAATATGTATGACTGAGGATTTTTTTcacctataaaattaattatttgaagaaaatattttaaaaaaatctcttaaaaacaaaaattaataatttaaaattttttaatttttaattttttattttgctattCTTCTATGATGAGTCATGTGAGAAATAGTAAAGTTTATGTTATGTGAACTCAACCTTGtatttctttataaataaaaaaaaaaacaatagtcatttatttaaattaaaagtcaGATATAAACACAAATTCAacaatactaaaaataaaaagaataaatttataaataaattcacaatatttataaaacagCATAATGccaataaataatttgacaaaatcaaagTGACAAGAATACTCATATTtaagacaatatttttaattcaataaaataaaattactcaattatataaatcatataaatgtatttaatatttatttgtatgttATTTAATATTCTATCCGTAAAAAacaatatgtaaaaataattagacTTAAAGTAAATgccttcaattttattattgttaatttttaaagggtctctttattttactttaagtCTCTAGATTTAATTGGTTGATCATATATCCAAaatgaaatagaaataaaaagagTATTTAATCAAAAATTTAGATAAGatagttcaattttttaaataatattttctaaattagaatatttttttccacGTCCTCCTCCATCTACTTGAGGTAATGAGACACTAACAAGTACTAAATATAGACACTtccctaaattttaattttacaaaaaacgATAAAATACATAATGTGATCTTTTAAGTTACACGAAAATTACagattagttatttattttttatgtaataaGTTAATTCTTTAACTTTCTTTTGGTGTCAAGTTTGtcatttatgtttgtaaatatttGCACGGATGATTCtaattcaaacaaataaaattaaaatttcaaattctcccaatttttttaataaacttgtATAATTCTTAAGGGTCTTTGATTGCAGTAATCTTAAGAATATAAaccatcaatttaaaaaaaaattaaacaagagAAAGTTCGAATGAGATACATATTAGAGTTcttgaaattaaacataaaattctCTTAATCTAAATCaagaaattgaataaaaatttattaggtTGTTCTTTATAGGATCGATaacaaaatttactataaagttttaaaaatctctaactacaaattattgaaataatgttaaaatttaaaataattcaccATTATAAAgtttataaacataaatatgaTGTATATTTATACTAtcataaagttataatttattaaaggGCGCATAATACTTTTATGTAAATAATTATGATGTATATTTTGTTTCCACGTTTTGCTACAATATACAAGTTTGGAGCATAATTGCAATAACAATTTAAAGCGATGTTTCATAGAGCAAAGTTTTGTACACAATAT
It includes:
- the LOC101501203 gene encoding abscisic acid 8'-hydroxylase 4-like; the encoded protein is MEIIAILVYIFLFLSTLLLYSFIKKHRPTPKPKLPPGSMGWPYIGETLQLYSQHPNIFFASKQKRYGEIFKTHILGCPCVMLASPEAARFVLVTHSQLFKPTYPKSKEKLIGSSALFFHQGDYHSRIRKLVQTSLSPESIKKLIPLIQSHVISSLESWASIGHVINSFHEMKKFSFNIGILSVFGNLEGNYREQLKDNYCIVEKGYNSFPNRIPGTAYSKALLARQRIQEIISEIICKKKEQRLIEKNLLGQLLKYKDEKGQTLTDEEIADNVIGVLFAAQDTTASVLTWILKFLHDDQKLLEAIKTEQMAIYEANEGGKIPLSWGQTRNMPITHRVILESLRMASIISFTFREAVVDVVYKGYLIPKGWKVMPLFRNIHHNPEFYPAPHNFDPSRFEVAPKPNTFMPFGNGVHSCPGNELAKLNMLILIHHLVTKFRWEVVGYENGVEYSPFPIPTHGLPARFWRDESIN